Proteins encoded by one window of Bacillus rossius redtenbacheri isolate Brsri chromosome 3, Brsri_v3, whole genome shotgun sequence:
- the LOC134531419 gene encoding uncharacterized protein LOC134531419 isoform X3 yields the protein MYHNCTGGATVKLCVQKIKHNKSLFQKARVFLMVGLNDVLKGTRSDYAARDFKILLRMLQERECNVVVMLLPPVPRFQPGSRQELYREWLNCHMQSTAESMNMRVINADTIFRRWDGSVKSEFFERFMGAERRPDNIHWNEKGMKALVHFLKKCL from the exons ATGTATCACAACTGCACTGGAGGGGCAACAGTGAAATTGtgtgtacaaaaaataaaacacaacaaatcGTTGTTTCAAAAAGCACGCGTGTTTTTGATGGTGGGACTGAACGATGTGCTG AAGGGCACCCGATCTGACTATGCGGCGAGGGATTTTAAAATCCTCCTCCGGATGCTGCAGGAGAGGGAGTGTAACGTAGTGGTGATGCTGCTGCCCCCTGTGCCACGCTTCCAGCCGGGCAGCAGGCAGGAGCTGTACCGCGAGTGGCTCAACTGCCACATGCAGAGCACCGCAG AAAGCATGAACATGCGCGTAATTAACGCAGACACGATTTTTCGTAGATGGGATGGTTCCGTGAAGTCGGAGTTTTTTGAGAG GTTCATGGGTGCTGAAAGGAGACCTGACAACATTCACTGGAACGAAAAAGGGATGAAGGCACTTGTGCATTTCCTGaagaaatgtttgtaa
- the LOC134531419 gene encoding uncharacterized protein LOC134531419 isoform X2 encodes MGYNLLGSSMFVRLGRYIESCQGFPVRIDVNKRGKQMYHNCTGGATVKLCVQKIKHNKSLFQKARVFLMVGLNDVLERECNVVVMLLPPVPRFQPGSRQELYREWLNCHMQSTAESMNMRVINADTIFRRWDGSVKSEFFERFMGAERRPDNIHWNEKGMKALVHFLKKCL; translated from the exons ATGGGTTACAACCTGCTGGGCTCGTCCATGTTCGTGCGCCTCGGCAGATATATAGAGAGCTGCCAAGGATTTCCAGTCCGAATTGACGTTAACA AGAGAGGCAAGCAGATGTATCACAACTGCACTGGAGGGGCAACAGTGAAATTGtgtgtacaaaaaataaaacacaacaaatcGTTGTTTCAAAAAGCACGCGTGTTTTTGATGGTGGGACTGAACGATGTGCTG GAGAGGGAGTGTAACGTAGTGGTGATGCTGCTGCCCCCTGTGCCACGCTTCCAGCCGGGCAGCAGGCAGGAGCTGTACCGCGAGTGGCTCAACTGCCACATGCAGAGCACCGCAG AAAGCATGAACATGCGCGTAATTAACGCAGACACGATTTTTCGTAGATGGGATGGTTCCGTGAAGTCGGAGTTTTTTGAGAG GTTCATGGGTGCTGAAAGGAGACCTGACAACATTCACTGGAACGAAAAAGGGATGAAGGCACTTGTGCATTTCCTGaagaaatgtttgtaa
- the LOC134531419 gene encoding uncharacterized protein LOC134531419 isoform X1, translating into MGYNLLGSSMFVRLGRYIESCQGFPVRIDVNKRGKQMYHNCTGGATVKLCVQKIKHNKSLFQKARVFLMVGLNDVLKGTRSDYAARDFKILLRMLQERECNVVVMLLPPVPRFQPGSRQELYREWLNCHMQSTAESMNMRVINADTIFRRWDGSVKSEFFERFMGAERRPDNIHWNEKGMKALVHFLKKCL; encoded by the exons ATGGGTTACAACCTGCTGGGCTCGTCCATGTTCGTGCGCCTCGGCAGATATATAGAGAGCTGCCAAGGATTTCCAGTCCGAATTGACGTTAACA AGAGAGGCAAGCAGATGTATCACAACTGCACTGGAGGGGCAACAGTGAAATTGtgtgtacaaaaaataaaacacaacaaatcGTTGTTTCAAAAAGCACGCGTGTTTTTGATGGTGGGACTGAACGATGTGCTG AAGGGCACCCGATCTGACTATGCGGCGAGGGATTTTAAAATCCTCCTCCGGATGCTGCAGGAGAGGGAGTGTAACGTAGTGGTGATGCTGCTGCCCCCTGTGCCACGCTTCCAGCCGGGCAGCAGGCAGGAGCTGTACCGCGAGTGGCTCAACTGCCACATGCAGAGCACCGCAG AAAGCATGAACATGCGCGTAATTAACGCAGACACGATTTTTCGTAGATGGGATGGTTCCGTGAAGTCGGAGTTTTTTGAGAG GTTCATGGGTGCTGAAAGGAGACCTGACAACATTCACTGGAACGAAAAAGGGATGAAGGCACTTGTGCATTTCCTGaagaaatgtttgtaa